DNA from Pseudomonadota bacterium:
ATTCTCTTCAGGTGGTGGTAAAAAATTGGCGAAAAGCTATGGAATACCACTTTTGGGTAGCATCCCCCTTGACCCGGATATCGTAAAGAGCGGAGATGAAGAACAGCCGTATATGTATTTTTATTCCAAAACAAAGACAGCAGAAAAATTCTATGAGATCGTTGAGCGTATTGTATATTTTGAAAAAAGCGAACAAACCGCATCCAAAGCGGACACTGAAAAAGAAATACCTGTAACTCCCCCCTCGCAGGACAAAAGCGACGGGGAAGTAAATTCTGTATCCCACAAGGAGGTTCCTATGAAATTTGCAGTACCTACAAATGAAGGCAAGTTATGTGCCCACTTCGGTCACTGTGAGGCCTTTGCCCTGATTGACACTGATGGAGAAGGCAAGGTGGTAAATGAGACCTATGTTACCCCGCCGCCGCACGAACCGGGTCTTTTACCTCCATGGCTTTCGCAGCAGGGCGTCAATTGCATCATAGCCGGCGGTATGGGTAGCCGTGCCCAGCAGCTTTTTGCCCAACAAGGCGTCCAGGTAGTTACCGGCGCAGAGGGCGAATCCCCCAGGAAAGTAGTTGAGGAGTACCTGAAAGGAACATTACAGACTGGCGCCAATACCTGCGACCATTAAAAGGCAGCGGCGAGTGTTGAGTTATGAGTGATAAGCAATGAACCACAAACAACTGAGTGTGTGGAGGTGCAGGTATGCCTATTTATGAGTATATGTGCGAGGATTGCGGGATAGTGAGCGAATTTCTTATCGGGGTTGGCAAAGGAGATACGGAGATCAGATGCAGAGATTGTGGAAGTATAAAAATGCATCAGAAGTTATCTGCAAGCAATTTTTCTATTAATGGTCATCTTATCAGTTCCCAGGGTGGTAAGACCTGTTGTGGCAAAGAGGAGCGCTGTGATACTCCTCCCTGCTCCACCGGAGGTGTTTGCAAAAGATAATCGGTTAAAAATGTTAAAAAATAAAGGAGGTAAGGGTGTCCCTCAATAAAGATTTCTTAGAAATAGAAAGGCTTACAGTTACCGTTATTACAGACAACTACTACGATGCCTTAAGGCCCGATCCACCCAACGGGAAACGTTACAGGTCCTTTCCCGGTGCTTCCATCCACGCAGAGCACGGCTTTTCATGCCATCTGGAAACCGTAGTTAATGGCAGGTCATATTTTTTTATGTTCGATTACGGGATAGATTCTTCAGGTATCATCAACAATATGAGGTTGCTCAATGTTGATTCATCTAAGTTTGATGCCTTAGGTTTAAGCCATGGCGACTTTGATCACTGGGGTGGCCTTATGGGTGTTTTAGAACATATAAGCGATAAGACAGCGAAGGAATTGCCAATTTATATGGGGGACGATGTCTTTGCCCGCAGATACTCGATCCGTCCTGGAAGTCCTGATCTTATTGATCTGGGTGAATTAAAAAGAGAAGAGATAGAGGATGCTCGAAGATTCAAGGTAATTGTGGTTACTGAACCCGAAGAGGTTGTAAGGGGATGCTACCTGACGGGAAAGATCGAGAGGGTTACAGGATACGAACAGGTGCCAGACACACTTCTTGTGGAAAGAGAGGGCAGGATAGAGCAGGACTATTTTTATGGAGAGCAGGCGATCGTCTGTGCGGTGAAAGACAAGGGTATTGTCATATTATCAGG
Protein-coding regions in this window:
- a CDS encoding P-loop NTPase; the encoded protein is WGDLDTLVVDCPPGTGDEPLTIAQLLGAKSSAIIVTTPQEVATIDVEKCITFCRQLNLPITGIIENMSGFICPHCGKEVDIFSSGGGKKLAKSYGIPLLGSIPLDPDIVKSGDEEQPYMYFYSKTKTAEKFYEIVERIVYFEKSEQTASKADTEKEIPVTPPSQDKSDGEVNSVSHKEVPMKFAVPTNEGKLCAHFGHCEAFALIDTDGEGKVVNETYVTPPPHEPGLLPPWLSQQGVNCIIAGGMGSRAQQLFAQQGVQVVTGAEGESPRKVVEEYLKGTLQTGANTCDH
- a CDS encoding MBL fold metallo-hydrolase encodes the protein MSLNKDFLEIERLTVTVITDNYYDALRPDPPNGKRYRSFPGASIHAEHGFSCHLETVVNGRSYFFMFDYGIDSSGIINNMRLLNVDSSKFDALGLSHGDFDHWGGLMGVLEHISDKTAKELPIYMGDDVFARRYSIRPGSPDLIDLGELKREEIEDARRFKVIVVTEPEEVVRGCYLTGKIERVTGYEQVPDTLLVEREGRIEQDYFYGEQAIVCAVKDKGIVILSGCAHVGLVNTVKYAQKITGINKVHAVIGGFHLINAKEEIIEKTISDIKTIAPDYIIPAHCTGFEAITRFAKEMPEQFILNTAGTKYVFGS
- a CDS encoding zinc ribbon domain-containing protein, which encodes MPIYEYMCEDCGIVSEFLIGVGKGDTEIRCRDCGSIKMHQKLSASNFSINGHLISSQGGKTCCGKEERCDTPPCSTGGVCKR